A stretch of the Streptomyces ortus genome encodes the following:
- a CDS encoding S53 family peptidase: MRSNRAAVRAGVSMAATLPLLAGALALGIPAAHASDDPAGRDTLRGTKSLWATAGADKGATADSSRVSARVYLAGRDAAGLAAYAGAVSDPSSASYGKYLTARQAQARFGATKAQVAEVTAWLKSAGLTVTATRTHYVSVTGEVADAEKAFGTQLHNYAKGRKTYRAPEKTASAPAGLNGAVLTVTGLDNAPHKVDHSDTLPPPDAVFHNAGPFSSYYGSKTATTLPGAYGTKVPYAVKGYTGKQLRAAYGAGKATGKGVTVAITDAYASPTIAADAAAYAAKHGDAAYRGGQLTQVLPGQYTRTEECGAAGWYGEETLDVEAVHAVAPASNIVYVGAASCYDDDLLDSLGRIVDGHLADIVSNSWGDIEANQTPDLAAAYDQVFQLGAIEGIGFYFSSGDNGDEVANTGTKQVDTPADSAWVTAVGGTSLAVGKGDTYQWETGWGTLKATLSDDGKSWTDFPGAFTSGAGGGTSATVRQPFYQRGVVPSRLAKANGRQAMRTVPDIAAIADPNTGFLVGQTQTFPDGTQRYDEYRIGGTSLASPVIAGVQALAQQARGGRPIGFANPAIYDRYGTKLYHDVTDRPTGRDLAVARVDFVNAFDASEGLLTSVRSLGKDSSLKAVRGYDDVTGVGSPAPGYVTSYRR, translated from the coding sequence ATGAGATCCAATCGCGCGGCGGTGCGCGCCGGTGTGAGCATGGCGGCGACCCTGCCGCTGCTCGCCGGCGCGCTGGCCCTGGGCATACCCGCGGCCCACGCCTCCGACGACCCGGCCGGCCGTGACACGCTCCGGGGCACCAAGTCCCTGTGGGCCACGGCCGGGGCGGACAAGGGGGCCACGGCGGACAGCTCCCGGGTGTCGGCCCGGGTCTACCTAGCGGGCCGGGACGCGGCGGGCCTGGCCGCCTACGCCGGGGCCGTCTCCGACCCGTCGTCGGCCTCGTACGGGAAGTACCTCACCGCGCGGCAGGCCCAGGCCCGCTTCGGCGCGACGAAGGCGCAGGTGGCCGAGGTGACGGCCTGGCTGAAGTCGGCGGGGCTGACCGTCACGGCCACCAGGACGCACTACGTGTCGGTGACCGGTGAGGTGGCGGACGCGGAGAAGGCGTTCGGCACGCAGCTGCACAACTACGCGAAGGGCAGGAAGACCTACCGCGCGCCCGAGAAGACCGCCTCCGCGCCCGCCGGGCTGAACGGCGCCGTCCTCACCGTGACCGGTCTGGACAACGCCCCGCACAAGGTGGACCACTCCGACACGCTGCCGCCGCCGGACGCCGTGTTCCACAACGCCGGGCCGTTCTCGTCGTACTACGGCTCGAAGACGGCGACGACGCTGCCGGGCGCGTACGGCACGAAGGTCCCGTACGCCGTGAAGGGGTACACCGGCAAGCAGCTGCGGGCCGCCTACGGGGCGGGGAAGGCGACCGGCAAGGGCGTGACCGTGGCGATCACGGACGCCTACGCCTCGCCGACGATCGCGGCGGACGCCGCCGCGTACGCGGCGAAGCACGGTGACGCGGCGTACCGGGGCGGGCAGTTGACGCAGGTGCTGCCCGGTCAGTACACGCGGACCGAGGAATGCGGGGCGGCGGGCTGGTACGGCGAGGAGACCCTCGACGTCGAGGCCGTGCACGCGGTCGCGCCCGCCTCGAACATCGTCTACGTGGGCGCGGCGTCCTGTTACGACGACGACCTGCTCGACTCGCTCGGCAGAATCGTCGACGGGCATCTCGCCGACATCGTCTCCAACTCCTGGGGCGACATCGAGGCCAACCAGACGCCGGACCTCGCCGCCGCCTACGACCAGGTCTTCCAGCTCGGCGCCATCGAGGGCATCGGCTTCTACTTCTCGTCCGGCGACAACGGCGACGAGGTCGCCAACACCGGTACGAAGCAGGTCGACACCCCCGCCGACTCGGCGTGGGTCACGGCGGTCGGCGGCACCTCGCTCGCCGTCGGCAAGGGCGACACGTACCAGTGGGAGACCGGCTGGGGCACGCTCAAGGCCACGCTGTCCGACGACGGGAAGAGCTGGACGGACTTCCCCGGCGCGTTCACCTCGGGTGCGGGCGGCGGGACCAGCGCGACGGTGAGGCAGCCGTTCTACCAGCGGGGTGTCGTGCCGTCGCGGCTCGCGAAGGCCAACGGCAGGCAGGCCATGCGCACGGTTCCCGACATCGCGGCGATCGCCGACCCCAACACCGGGTTCCTGGTCGGGCAGACGCAGACCTTCCCGGACGGGACGCAGCGGTACGACGAGTACCGCATCGGCGGCACCTCGCTCGCCTCGCCCGTCATCGCCGGTGTCCAGGCGCTCGCCCAGCAGGCGCGCGGCGGACGGCCGATCGGCTTCGCCAACCCGGCGATCTACGACCGGTACGGCACGAAGCTCTACCACGACGTCACGGACCGCCCGACGGGCCGCGACCTCGCGGTGGCACGCGTGGACTTCGTCAACGCCTTCGACGCCTCGGAGGGCCTGCTGACCTCGGTCCGCAGCCTCGGCAAGGACAGCAGCCTGAAGGCCGTGCGGGGGTACGACGACGTCACGGGGGTGGGCTCGCCCGCGCCGGGTTACGTGACCTCGTACCGTCGCTGA
- a CDS encoding alpha/beta fold hydrolase, with amino-acid sequence MSFVRIDGIPHHLRVDGAGPGCLLSAGLGMSWFDWDPVVPLLAPYRTVVRFDRPGLGLSGPAPARAWPTLTGEARRIARVLDAAGADTPVTVVGHSLAGFHCEAFARLYPERTAGLVLVDAGVEEEPRPSRAPALRNTATRACGTLLAGAGLPRALGPLLRRTAVRAGRRNGRGDPAPYDLVRRAYSTSRSLRAALAENATYRDQAVELADLRERPLPDVPVTVLAAHADPDSGGSRHWLDRQERLAERLGGTFRVAAPAGHLVMLDRPQDVAAAILYDPNEPNEPNDPSDPNEPVRPPLAGQEEERTHRS; translated from the coding sequence ATGAGCTTCGTTCGCATCGACGGAATCCCGCACCACCTCCGCGTCGACGGAGCCGGACCCGGCTGCCTGCTCAGCGCCGGCCTGGGCATGTCCTGGTTCGACTGGGACCCCGTGGTGCCGCTCCTCGCCCCGTACCGCACGGTCGTCCGGTTCGACCGGCCCGGACTCGGACTCAGCGGCCCCGCGCCCGCGCGCGCGTGGCCCACGCTCACCGGCGAGGCGCGGCGCATCGCGCGCGTGCTCGACGCGGCCGGTGCCGACACACCCGTCACCGTGGTCGGGCACTCGCTCGCCGGTTTCCACTGCGAGGCCTTCGCGCGGCTGTACCCGGAGCGGACGGCCGGTCTCGTCCTGGTCGACGCCGGCGTCGAGGAGGAGCCGCGCCCGTCCCGCGCCCCCGCCCTCCGGAACACCGCCACGCGCGCGTGCGGCACGCTGCTGGCGGGCGCGGGCCTGCCACGCGCCCTCGGCCCCCTCCTGCGGCGTACCGCGGTCCGCGCGGGACGCCGGAACGGCCGCGGCGACCCGGCCCCGTACGACCTCGTCCGGCGCGCCTACTCCACCAGCCGCTCCCTGCGGGCCGCCCTCGCCGAGAACGCGACCTACCGGGACCAGGCGGTCGAGCTGGCCGACCTGCGGGAGCGGCCCCTGCCGGACGTACCCGTCACGGTCCTCGCCGCCCACGCCGACCCCGACAGCGGCGGCTCGCGACACTGGCTGGACCGCCAGGAACGCCTCGCCGAGCGCCTGGGCGGCACCTTCCGCGTCGCCGCCCCCGCGGGCCACCTCGTCATGCTCGACCGCCCCCAGGACGTGGCGGCGGCGATCCTGTACGACCCGAACGAACCAAACGAACCAAACGACCCGAGCGACCCGAACGAACCGGTGCGCCCGCCCCTCGCCGGCCAGGAAGAGGAACGGACGCACCGGAGCTGA
- a CDS encoding DUF305 domain-containing protein, translating into MKSAGWITGAAAAVLVAAGAITYAVADGDDSGMRPPAADSADAGFARDMSVHHQQAVEMSYIVRDLTDDEGVRRLAYDIAQTQANQRGMMLGWLDLWELPKVSAGEPMEWMGMAGMGSGEDGALMPGMATNTEMDALRELSGKAAEVRYLQLMYAHHVGGVHMAKGCVERCQVGVERRLAQGMVQAQESEMKLITDLLKQRGAKPLH; encoded by the coding sequence ATGAAGTCCGCGGGGTGGATCACCGGAGCCGCCGCGGCCGTCCTCGTGGCGGCCGGGGCCATCACGTACGCGGTCGCCGACGGCGACGACTCCGGGATGCGCCCGCCCGCGGCGGACTCGGCCGACGCGGGCTTCGCCCGTGACATGTCCGTGCACCACCAGCAGGCCGTCGAGATGTCGTACATCGTGCGCGACCTCACCGACGACGAGGGCGTGCGCCGCCTCGCGTACGACATCGCGCAGACCCAGGCCAACCAGCGCGGCATGATGCTCGGCTGGCTGGACCTGTGGGAGCTGCCCAAGGTGTCCGCCGGCGAGCCCATGGAGTGGATGGGCATGGCCGGCATGGGGTCGGGCGAGGACGGCGCGCTGATGCCGGGCATGGCGACCAACACCGAGATGGACGCGTTGCGCGAGCTGAGCGGCAAGGCGGCCGAGGTCCGCTATCTGCAGCTCATGTACGCGCACCACGTGGGCGGTGTGCACATGGCCAAGGGGTGTGTGGAGCGCTGCCAGGTCGGGGTGGAGCGAAGGCTCGCACAGGGCATGGTGCAGGCCCAGGAGTCGGAGATGAAGCTGATCACGGATCTGCTGAAGCAGCGCGGCGCGAAGCCGTTGCACTGA
- a CDS encoding DUF998 domain-containing protein, with protein sequence MTTPRPPTAATLLALAALAYSAWTLEALLPTSLPPATAYVSELAATDQPYSTLFRTTDLLAGVLVCAAAATLPARRTPPTARAALLLFGAATAVDSRLPLSCTPTTDPVCAARETAAVVPWTHSAHTVSSTVALCGILLAMLTLTRTAAFPAAHALLALELAATLWTLAAIAALETGHDGWGVGIAQRLQVGVIAIWLGALAVSLLRAPTPPPDAPLDAPLDTPLRRADVRP encoded by the coding sequence ATGACGACACCTCGCCCGCCCACAGCAGCCACCCTCCTGGCCCTCGCCGCCCTCGCGTACTCCGCCTGGACGCTGGAAGCCCTCCTGCCGACCTCCCTCCCCCCGGCCACCGCCTACGTGAGTGAACTCGCCGCGACCGACCAGCCGTACTCCACCCTGTTCCGCACGACGGACCTCCTCGCGGGCGTCCTGGTGTGCGCCGCAGCCGCGACCCTGCCGGCCCGCCGCACCCCACCGACCGCACGGGCCGCGCTCCTCCTCTTCGGCGCGGCCACCGCGGTCGACTCCCGCCTCCCGCTCAGCTGCACCCCCACCACCGACCCGGTGTGCGCCGCGCGGGAGACCGCGGCCGTGGTCCCGTGGACCCACTCCGCGCACACCGTGAGCAGCACGGTCGCCCTGTGCGGCATCCTCCTCGCCATGCTGACCCTCACCCGCACGGCGGCCTTCCCGGCGGCCCACGCCCTCCTGGCGCTCGAACTGGCCGCCACCCTCTGGACGCTGGCCGCGATCGCCGCCCTGGAGACGGGCCACGACGGCTGGGGCGTCGGCATCGCCCAGCGCCTCCAGGTCGGCGTCATCGCGATCTGGCTGGGCGCACTGGCCGTCTCCCTCCTCCGCGCCCCGACACCGCCGCCCGACGCACCTCTCGACGCACCGCTCGACACCCCTCTCCGCCGAGCGGACGTCCGCCCATGA
- a CDS encoding DUF3105 domain-containing protein produces the protein MGSAKKTESASRKARIEEMRRAEQSRERRNRVLTITASVIVVAGLVAGGAFLVKSQSDDKDSGAASDSKAASGKFVTGKDGVKKWSTKLTQNHVTKDVKYPMEPPVGGDHNQVWMNCNGDVYEDAIKNENAVHSLEHGAVWVTYNGKASDADVKALAEKVKKTPYSLMSPVEDQQDPIMLSAWGHQRTVKSASDPDVGTFFETYVQGKQTPEPGAACTNGLSK, from the coding sequence ATGGGTTCCGCCAAGAAGACAGAGTCCGCGTCGCGCAAGGCGCGGATAGAGGAGATGCGGCGCGCCGAGCAGTCCCGCGAGCGCCGCAACCGGGTCCTCACGATCACCGCCAGTGTGATCGTCGTCGCCGGTCTCGTCGCCGGTGGCGCGTTCCTGGTCAAGTCGCAGTCCGACGACAAGGACAGCGGAGCGGCGAGCGACTCGAAGGCGGCCTCGGGGAAGTTCGTCACGGGCAAGGACGGCGTGAAGAAGTGGAGCACCAAGCTCACGCAGAACCACGTCACCAAGGACGTGAAGTACCCGATGGAGCCCCCGGTCGGCGGTGACCACAACCAGGTCTGGATGAACTGCAACGGCGACGTCTACGAGGACGCGATCAAGAACGAGAACGCCGTGCACTCGCTGGAGCACGGCGCGGTCTGGGTGACGTACAACGGCAAGGCGTCCGACGCCGACGTGAAGGCGCTCGCCGAGAAGGTCAAGAAGACGCCGTACTCGCTGATGAGCCCCGTCGAGGACCAGCAGGACCCGATCATGCTCTCCGCGTGGGGTCACCAGCGGACGGTGAAGAGCGCGAGCGACCCGGACGTCGGCACGTTCTTCGAGACGTACGTCCAGGGCAAGCAGACTCCCGAGCCCGGCGCCGCCTGCACCAACGGCCTGTCGAAGTGA